The Streptomyces camelliae genome window below encodes:
- a CDS encoding SigE family RNA polymerase sigma factor, with product MREAPADYLEFAAARSGPLFRTACLLTGDWHLAEDLVQETLAKMYRSWRRVSRAGSPVAYADTVLVRTYLSQRRRRSSTERPSDRLPEAAGPAPDAELRMALLDGLARLTAKDRAVLVLRYWEDRSVEETSEALRLSPGAVRARSMRALHRLRALLGADLADLAA from the coding sequence GTGAGGGAAGCACCCGCGGACTACCTGGAGTTCGCAGCCGCCCGCAGCGGGCCTCTGTTCCGGACGGCCTGCCTGCTCACCGGCGACTGGCACCTTGCCGAGGACCTGGTTCAGGAGACCCTCGCCAAGATGTACCGCTCCTGGCGGCGGGTCAGCCGCGCGGGTTCCCCGGTGGCCTACGCCGACACCGTGCTGGTGCGCACCTACCTCTCCCAGCGCCGTCGCCGCAGCTCCACCGAGCGTCCCAGCGACCGGCTGCCCGAGGCGGCAGGCCCGGCACCGGACGCGGAGCTGCGCATGGCGCTGCTGGACGGCCTGGCCCGGCTGACGGCCAAGGACCGTGCGGTGCTGGTGCTCCGCTACTGGGAGGACCGCTCGGTGGAGGAGACCTCCGAGGCCCTCAGGCTGTCGCCGGGAGCCGTCCGCGCCAGGAGCATGCGGGCACTGCATCGCCTGCGCGCACTGCTGGGCGCCGACCTGGCCGACTTGGCGGCGTGA
- a CDS encoding STAS domain-containing protein yields MSSEDRRGEGVAKLRVSLALLAGWTVASLAGEIDMLTVPGLRAHLAELVADHGGRPHVIIDLGDVTFCDAHGLSALIGAHHMAARRGGAVRLVVPPGRVRRFLRVTNPTHDLRIHDTLVDAVAPHR; encoded by the coding sequence ATGAGCAGCGAAGACCGACGGGGGGAGGGAGTCGCGAAGCTGAGAGTGTCCCTGGCCCTCCTCGCCGGCTGGACCGTCGCCAGTCTGGCAGGGGAGATCGACATGCTGACCGTGCCGGGACTGCGCGCGCACCTTGCAGAGCTGGTGGCCGATCACGGCGGCCGGCCTCATGTGATCATCGATCTCGGCGACGTCACCTTCTGCGACGCGCACGGGCTGAGCGCGCTCATCGGCGCCCACCACATGGCCGCCCGGCGCGGGGGTGCGGTGCGCCTGGTGGTTCCCCCGGGGCGGGTGCGCAGATTCCTGCGCGTCACGAACCCCACCCATGACCTCAGGATCCACGACACGCTGGTCGACGCGGTCGCCCCGCACCGTTGA